A window from Rhizosphaericola mali encodes these proteins:
- a CDS encoding SDR family oxidoreductase: protein MSKTIFITGASSGLGKASAKLFQSKGWNVIATMRHPENESELTQLEHVTLLPLDVSNANQIKETVTKAIALHDIDVVFNNAGYGLMGALETLSDEKINRQINTNLLGVIRVTQAFIPYFREKKNGLFISTTSVGGFMGFPLNSIYHATKFALEGWSESMAFELGAFGIRIKTVAPGAIATDFVDRSLDINKSADYEDVENKLFEQMGAMMQNASTADQIAAVVYQAATDENDQLRYLAGSDATELYARRTEIGTEASQQEFRKMFAI from the coding sequence ATGTCAAAGACCATCTTTATTACAGGCGCATCATCAGGTTTGGGAAAAGCCTCCGCAAAACTTTTTCAATCCAAAGGCTGGAATGTCATCGCTACTATGCGTCACCCAGAAAATGAAAGCGAATTAACACAACTAGAGCATGTTACGTTATTGCCATTGGATGTGAGCAATGCAAACCAAATAAAAGAAACAGTTACAAAAGCCATAGCATTGCACGACATTGATGTCGTGTTTAATAACGCAGGATATGGTTTAATGGGAGCACTGGAAACATTGAGCGACGAAAAAATCAATCGTCAAATTAATACAAACCTGCTAGGTGTGATACGAGTCACACAAGCATTTATTCCCTATTTCCGAGAGAAGAAAAATGGCTTATTTATAAGCACAACATCTGTCGGGGGCTTTATGGGATTTCCCTTAAATTCCATCTATCATGCTACAAAATTTGCATTGGAAGGTTGGAGCGAAAGTATGGCATTCGAATTAGGTGCCTTTGGTATACGCATCAAAACTGTGGCGCCAGGAGCAATAGCCACCGACTTTGTAGATCGATCGCTTGATATAAACAAAAGTGCTGATTATGAAGACGTTGAAAATAAATTATTTGAACAAATGGGTGCAATGATGCAAAATGCATCTACAGCAGACCAAATAGCGGCAGTTGTTTATCAGGCAGCTACCGATGAAAATGATCAATTAAGATATTTGGCAGGTAGCGATGCTACCGAGTTATATGCTCGTCGCACCGAAATCGGGACAGAGGCATCTCAACAGGAATTTCGTAAAATGTTTGCCATATAA
- a CDS encoding FAD-binding oxidoreductase gives MSDVVEELIKVLGKDTVLTGEEASKRSAGQWKNPGNLNCLALILPSNTEEVSQTLKICSKYNQPVVPQGGLTSVTEAAHLKSNEIAISLERMNAIEEINITNKIAIVEAGVVLLDLQHAAEKQDLLFALNLGAKGSCMIGGNIATNAGGLEAVRYGVMRNLVLGLEVVLPDGTIISSMNQMIKNNAGYDVKQLFIGSEGTLGIITRAVVKLEDLPKTTNTAFIAVDSFEKASQLLQKAKKHLNHNLTSYELLWNNYYSLMTSSPSPYMPPLPQNYPYYILMEVRGQDAEKDTYDFENFLADNLENGLIADAAPAQNHSEYELFWAIRENVELVFSVYKPVFLFDVSLPISEMENYIAKIHADVNKVWPDAPFFVFGHMADGNLHLYISCGEDNEQTQIDLYDIVFAPLKSIGGSVTAEHGIGLEKKRWLATSRTENEIALMKTLKKAIDPLNIMNPGKVFDI, from the coding sequence ATGTCAGACGTTGTAGAAGAATTAATAAAAGTTTTAGGAAAAGACACCGTATTAACAGGAGAGGAGGCGAGCAAACGCTCTGCTGGGCAATGGAAAAATCCAGGCAATTTGAATTGTTTAGCCTTGATTTTACCTTCGAATACCGAAGAAGTTTCTCAAACATTAAAAATATGCAGTAAGTATAATCAACCCGTAGTACCTCAAGGAGGTTTGACCAGTGTAACCGAAGCTGCACATTTGAAATCAAATGAAATTGCTATTAGTTTGGAAAGAATGAACGCAATTGAAGAGATCAACATAACGAATAAAATTGCGATTGTAGAGGCTGGAGTAGTTCTACTGGATTTGCAACATGCAGCAGAAAAGCAAGATTTATTATTTGCCCTAAATCTTGGAGCAAAAGGAAGTTGTATGATCGGAGGAAATATCGCAACGAATGCCGGTGGACTGGAGGCTGTACGTTATGGTGTAATGCGTAATTTAGTTTTAGGATTAGAAGTAGTTTTGCCCGACGGAACGATTATTTCTTCTATGAATCAAATGATCAAAAATAATGCAGGTTATGATGTAAAGCAGTTGTTTATCGGCTCAGAAGGTACTTTGGGAATTATCACAAGAGCTGTGGTCAAATTAGAAGATTTACCTAAAACGACGAATACTGCATTCATTGCTGTGGATAGTTTTGAAAAAGCAAGCCAATTATTGCAAAAAGCAAAAAAACATTTGAATCATAATTTGACTTCTTATGAGTTACTTTGGAATAATTATTATAGTTTGATGACCTCTTCACCGTCACCTTATATGCCGCCATTACCACAAAATTATCCCTATTATATTTTGATGGAAGTTCGTGGTCAAGATGCAGAAAAAGATACTTATGATTTTGAAAATTTCTTAGCCGACAATTTGGAAAATGGTTTAATTGCTGATGCTGCTCCAGCTCAAAATCATAGTGAGTATGAATTATTTTGGGCTATTAGAGAAAATGTAGAATTGGTATTTTCTGTGTATAAACCTGTATTCTTATTCGATGTGAGTCTTCCTATTTCAGAAATGGAAAACTATATTGCTAAGATTCATGCTGATGTAAATAAAGTCTGGCCAGATGCTCCATTTTTCGTTTTTGGTCACATGGCAGATGGTAATTTGCACTTGTATATCAGTTGTGGAGAAGATAATGAACAAACGCAAATTGATTTGTACGATATCGTTTTTGCCCCTTTAAAATCCATTGGAGGTTCCGTGACTGCAGAGCATGGTATTGGTTTGGAAAAGAAAAGATGGTTGGCTACTAGTCGTACGGAAAATGAAATAGCCTTGATGAAGACATTGAAGAAGGCTATTGATCCTTTGAATATTATGAATCCAGGCAAAGTATTTGATATATAA
- a CDS encoding alpha-L-fucosidase — protein MKLKNLKIRFYTNVLVGAMLIANNISAQNSNYMQWWKDAIFGLFLHWGLYSATAGDWKGHPTSRGEQFMMVERIPIKEYVTIADTFNPIHFNADKWVKMAKDAGMKYIIITSKHHDGFAMYDSKVSDFNIVKKTPYAHDPLKDLIIACHKNGLKFGFYYSLGRDWEDPDAATDYPQKGGRSNTWDFPNEDAKDVTKYLNRKAIPQIKELVTNYGKVDVLWFDTPELTPKSYSKRILDTIRKYQPDCIVNSRIGNGYGDYLVNEQKIEDNVNPKPWESCVTISQYWAYNKHDTAWKSTNTLARQLSEIISKGGNYLLNLSPKADGTFATQSEVRMDSLGKWIAINKEAIYGTKPWIITGELDSSYLQRIPERALTAKEKDILDAVNDRTSKALYPEYRFTTSGKTIFVFVNNPASLQIRIKSLADNISSSSKISLIGYSKKINFSKESDDWMVQLPKDFKPIIPMYVLKIIP, from the coding sequence ATGAAATTGAAAAATCTAAAAATTAGGTTTTACACTAATGTATTAGTTGGTGCAATGTTGATAGCTAATAATATATCGGCTCAGAATTCAAACTACATGCAATGGTGGAAAGATGCCATATTTGGGTTATTTCTCCACTGGGGACTATACTCCGCTACAGCAGGTGATTGGAAAGGACACCCTACTAGTCGTGGCGAACAATTCATGATGGTGGAGCGTATCCCAATCAAAGAATATGTAACTATTGCAGATACATTTAATCCTATTCATTTCAATGCAGATAAATGGGTTAAAATGGCAAAGGATGCAGGAATGAAATATATTATTATAACTTCCAAACATCATGATGGATTTGCAATGTATGATTCAAAAGTTTCAGATTTTAATATTGTAAAAAAGACGCCTTATGCGCATGATCCGTTAAAGGATTTAATCATTGCATGTCATAAAAATGGATTGAAATTTGGTTTTTATTACTCTCTTGGTAGAGATTGGGAAGATCCTGATGCCGCAACAGATTATCCCCAAAAAGGTGGGCGAAGTAATACTTGGGATTTTCCTAATGAAGATGCAAAAGATGTAACCAAATATCTCAATAGAAAAGCCATTCCTCAAATAAAAGAATTGGTGACAAACTATGGAAAAGTAGATGTCTTGTGGTTTGATACACCAGAACTCACTCCAAAATCCTATAGTAAACGGATTTTGGATACTATTAGAAAATACCAACCTGATTGTATTGTTAATAGTCGCATCGGAAATGGTTATGGTGACTATCTTGTAAATGAACAAAAAATTGAAGATAACGTCAATCCAAAACCTTGGGAATCATGCGTAACTATTAGTCAATATTGGGCATATAATAAACATGATACAGCTTGGAAATCTACCAATACGCTTGCAAGACAACTCAGTGAAATTATTAGTAAAGGTGGCAATTATTTATTGAATTTGAGTCCTAAAGCCGATGGTACTTTTGCGACACAATCTGAAGTCCGTATGGATTCTTTGGGTAAATGGATAGCTATCAACAAAGAGGCTATTTATGGAACTAAACCTTGGATAATTACGGGTGAATTAGATTCTAGTTATTTACAGCGTATACCTGAAAGGGCGTTAACGGCTAAAGAAAAAGATATCTTAGACGCGGTGAACGATCGAACCTCTAAAGCTCTTTACCCAGAATATCGGTTTACGACTTCTGGAAAGACAATTTTTGTATTTGTAAATAATCCTGCATCTCTCCAAATTAGGATTAAATCTTTGGCTGACAATATTTCTTCCAGTAGTAAAATTTCATTAATTGGTTATAGTAAAAAAATAAATTTCTCGAAAGAATCGGATGATTGGATGGTGCAATTACCAAAGGATTTTAAGCCCATTATCCCAATGTATGTTTTGAAAATCATACCATAA
- a CDS encoding MFS transporter: protein MEIDKKAKEYSVFSMVVWVAALGNFVDTFDLLLFGMIRTASLKDIGITSKVDIERFGLMLDNCQMLGMLFGGLFWGIMGDKKGRISVLFGSIITYTIANILNGFVQNVDQYAILRFVAGFGLAGELGAGVTLVNEVLTKEKRGYGTMLVASIGIMGAVFGGFMVKWVGAWRTCYFIGGGFGIILLLLRFSVMESGMFNESKGANVMRGNFKLLFSKKKIWQKYIGLILIGIPMWYIVQMYAKYSPELLESTGKYTLSGDLRKQIPINGIMLTYFGLTVGDFLCSWHSEKIRSRKKAVLRSMITSIIAIGIFFALISTGNITNYYIAIFILGTCAGYWAVFMSVAAESFGTNIRSTVTGTVPNFVRGAVVLVNLGYSFFKFNLHQSAIVANLGIGTIVFIAAFWGWSKLDETYGKDLNYIEQ from the coding sequence ATGGAAATAGACAAAAAAGCAAAAGAATACTCTGTATTTAGTATGGTAGTGTGGGTTGCTGCATTGGGTAATTTTGTAGATACATTCGATTTATTGTTATTTGGTATGATTCGCACCGCGAGTCTAAAAGACATAGGCATTACAAGCAAAGTTGATATCGAAAGATTTGGATTGATGTTGGATAATTGTCAAATGCTCGGAATGTTATTTGGTGGATTGTTTTGGGGTATAATGGGAGACAAGAAGGGGCGTATTTCCGTACTTTTTGGATCAATTATTACTTACACTATTGCTAATATTTTAAATGGATTTGTACAAAATGTAGATCAATATGCGATATTAAGATTTGTCGCAGGATTTGGATTAGCTGGTGAGTTAGGTGCCGGTGTGACTTTGGTAAATGAAGTATTGACGAAAGAAAAGCGTGGATATGGTACGATGCTGGTGGCTAGTATTGGTATTATGGGAGCCGTCTTTGGAGGATTTATGGTAAAATGGGTAGGAGCGTGGCGTACTTGTTATTTTATCGGAGGTGGATTTGGTATTATTTTACTCTTGTTACGTTTTAGCGTAATGGAGTCCGGTATGTTTAATGAATCCAAAGGAGCTAATGTGATGCGTGGCAATTTTAAGTTATTATTTTCCAAAAAGAAAATCTGGCAGAAATATATTGGTTTGATTTTGATCGGTATTCCGATGTGGTATATCGTACAGATGTATGCAAAATATTCCCCTGAATTGCTAGAAAGTACGGGAAAATACACGCTGAGCGGTGACTTAAGAAAACAAATACCTATTAATGGTATTATGCTTACGTATTTCGGGTTGACCGTGGGAGATTTTTTATGTAGTTGGCATTCAGAAAAAATTCGCAGTCGCAAAAAAGCCGTTTTACGTTCTATGATTACTTCTATTATTGCGATCGGAATCTTTTTTGCTTTAATCTCTACCGGGAATATAACCAACTATTATATCGCCATATTTATACTCGGTACATGTGCAGGTTATTGGGCGGTATTTATGAGTGTCGCTGCAGAATCATTTGGAACAAATATTAGATCGACAGTAACGGGTACAGTCCCTAATTTTGTAAGAGGTGCTGTTGTTTTGGTCAATTTAGGATATTCTTTTTTCAAATTTAATTTACATCAATCAGCAATAGTTGCCAATCTAGGTATTGGTACAATCGTTTTCATCGCAGCATTTTGGGGTTGGTCTAAATTGGATGAGACCTATGGCAAGGATTTGAATTATATTGAGCAATAA